A single window of Jiangella alkaliphila DNA harbors:
- a CDS encoding carbohydrate ABC transporter permease, protein MECGRSKGPSFWLAVPALAFFALFALLPLGGVAVLSFMEWDGLGTPRWAGTSIWIDTVTDPATREALGRTVVFVVVSFLFQAPVALLLGVFTAGRQRYRAAFAVLYFLPLLFSSAAIGIVFRSLLDPNFGLSRAFSPGTLSTNWLGDPDLALYAVIFVVGWCFVPFHALLYQAGVRQIPASLYEAATLDGAGRWQQFRWVTLPQLRYTIVTSSTLMLVGSLTYFDLVFVLTGGGPGDATRILPLDMYLTGFRSYQMGPASVIAVILVAIGLALSLFLSRVSGSSRMQSQQAGAA, encoded by the coding sequence GTGGAATGCGGACGGTCGAAGGGCCCGTCGTTCTGGCTGGCCGTACCGGCGCTCGCGTTCTTCGCCCTGTTCGCACTGCTCCCCCTCGGCGGCGTCGCCGTCCTGTCGTTCATGGAGTGGGACGGGCTCGGCACGCCGCGCTGGGCCGGGACGAGCATCTGGATCGACACCGTCACCGACCCGGCCACCCGCGAGGCGCTCGGGCGCACCGTCGTGTTCGTGGTCGTGTCGTTCCTGTTCCAGGCGCCGGTCGCGCTGCTGCTCGGCGTGTTCACCGCCGGACGGCAGCGCTACCGGGCGGCCTTCGCGGTGCTGTACTTCCTGCCGCTGCTGTTCTCGTCGGCGGCCATCGGCATCGTGTTCCGGTCGCTGCTGGACCCGAACTTCGGGCTGTCCCGCGCCTTCTCCCCCGGCACGCTGTCGACGAACTGGCTGGGCGACCCGGACCTCGCGCTCTACGCGGTGATCTTCGTCGTCGGCTGGTGCTTCGTCCCGTTCCACGCGCTGCTCTACCAGGCCGGCGTCCGGCAGATCCCGGCGTCGCTGTACGAGGCGGCGACGCTGGACGGCGCCGGACGGTGGCAGCAGTTCCGGTGGGTGACGCTCCCGCAGCTGCGCTACACGATCGTGACGTCGTCGACGCTGATGCTGGTCGGCTCGCTGACGTACTTCGACCTGGTGTTCGTGCTGACCGGCGGCGGGCCGGGCGACGCGACGAGGATCCTGCCGCTGGACATGTACCTCACCGGGTTCCGCAGCTACCAGATGGGCCCGGCCAGCGTCATCGCCGTGATCCTGGTGGCGATCGGCCTCGCGCTGTCGCTGTTCCTCAGCCGCGTCTCCGGCTCGAGCCGCATGCAGAGCCAGCAGGCGGGCGCGGCATGA
- a CDS encoding carbohydrate ABC transporter permease, with protein MSRRRIRETPNVLGALGGLVWVVVTIVPVYYLVLTSLRRQQDYYVENPLLPPADPTLDAYRLVLENDFLRYLTNSLVVTVASVVVILTVSLMASYYLVRSGTPLSRGTLRLVLLGLAIPVQATIIPVYYLIVRLGLYDSLVALVLPAIAFAIPISVLIIVNFVRDIPAELFESMRADGAGHGRILLALVLPLSRPALLTVGIYQALQVWNGFLFPLVLTQSSSVRVLPLSLWTYQGQFAVNVPAVLAAVTLSALPVLAAFIVGRRQLVSGLTAGFGK; from the coding sequence ATGAGCCGGCGCCGGATCCGCGAGACGCCGAACGTGCTGGGCGCCCTGGGCGGCCTGGTGTGGGTCGTCGTGACGATCGTGCCGGTCTACTACCTGGTGCTCACCAGCCTGCGCCGGCAGCAGGACTACTACGTCGAGAACCCGCTGCTGCCGCCCGCGGACCCGACGCTGGACGCGTACCGGCTGGTGCTGGAGAACGACTTCCTGCGCTACCTGACCAACAGCCTCGTCGTCACCGTCGCGTCGGTGGTGGTGATCCTGACGGTGTCGCTGATGGCGTCGTACTACCTGGTCCGCTCCGGGACGCCGCTGTCGCGCGGCACGCTGCGGCTGGTGCTGCTGGGCCTGGCGATCCCCGTGCAGGCGACGATCATCCCGGTCTACTACCTGATCGTGCGGCTCGGGCTGTACGACAGCCTGGTCGCACTGGTGCTGCCGGCCATCGCGTTCGCCATCCCGATCAGCGTGCTGATCATCGTCAACTTCGTCCGCGACATCCCGGCGGAGCTGTTCGAGTCGATGCGCGCCGACGGCGCCGGGCACGGGCGCATCCTGCTGGCGCTGGTGCTGCCGCTGAGCCGGCCGGCGCTGCTGACCGTCGGCATCTACCAGGCGCTGCAGGTGTGGAACGGGTTCCTGTTCCCGCTGGTCCTGACGCAGAGCTCGTCGGTGCGCGTGCTGCCGCTGTCGCTGTGGACCTACCAGGGCCAATTCGCCGTCAACGTGCCGGCGGTGCTGGCCGCGGTGACCCTGTCCGCGCTCCCCGTCCTGGCCGCGTTCATCGTCGGCCGCCGCCAGCTGGTGTCCGGCCTGACCGCCGGCTTCGGTAAGTGA
- a CDS encoding glycoside hydrolase family 3 N-terminal domain-containing protein, giving the protein MTAETERVDALLAAMTPEEKAGQLGSFWFRPDEPGGDVAPMEGEMTGPQSFEAAIEHGLGHLTRVFGTVPVSVADGVADLRERQTRIQKASRFAIPAIAHEECLTGFTAYGATVYPTPLAWGAAFDPDLVEEVAAAIGRDLRAVGVDQGLAPVLDVVRDYRWGRVEESIGEDPYLVATVATAYVRGLQSTGLVATLKHFAGYSASRSARNHAPVAMGPRELADVLLPPFELAIREGGAGSVMPSYAAVDGAPPTASRTLLTSVLRDEWGFDGTVVSDYWAVPFLRRTHRIAADDDGAGALALAAGVDVELPETVGFAGLAALVRSGAVPEAVLDDAARRVLLQKARLGLLDPDWAPRADDGVDLDSPGNRSLARRLAERSVVLLSNDGTLPLAPGPGRVAVVGTTAVEPRTFLGCYSFPNHVLAKQGGDDLGIAVPTLLDALRVEHAGADVTHAQGAAITGDDRSGFAAAVALAAQADVAIVAVGDLAGLFGRGTSGEGCDAPDLTLPGVQADLVTAVLDTGTPVVLVVVSGRPYALGDLAPRCAAVVQAFFPGEEGGAAIAGVLSGRVDPSGRLPVAVPRTPSSSLPTYRAAPLDQRTDGVSSLDPAPLYPFGHGLSYTTVAYEALTLSASSMPSDGRVDVTVTVRNTGARPAAEIVQLYLTDHVAQTVRPVRELIGYRRVPLAPGDARRVTFTVHADRTSFTGLDLRRVVEPGTFTLAAGRSSEDLPVAAELEVTGRLRVLDGPRVLTTPARVDPAR; this is encoded by the coding sequence ATGACCGCTGAGACCGAGCGCGTCGACGCGCTGCTGGCCGCGATGACGCCGGAGGAGAAGGCCGGCCAGCTGGGCAGCTTCTGGTTCCGGCCGGACGAACCGGGCGGCGACGTCGCGCCGATGGAGGGCGAGATGACCGGGCCGCAATCGTTCGAGGCGGCGATCGAGCACGGGCTGGGCCACCTCACCCGGGTGTTCGGGACGGTGCCCGTCTCGGTGGCGGACGGCGTCGCGGACCTGCGCGAGCGGCAGACGCGCATCCAGAAGGCGTCGCGGTTCGCGATCCCGGCCATCGCGCACGAGGAGTGCCTGACCGGGTTCACGGCGTACGGCGCCACCGTCTACCCGACGCCGCTGGCCTGGGGCGCCGCCTTCGACCCGGACCTGGTCGAGGAGGTCGCCGCCGCGATCGGCCGCGACCTGCGCGCCGTCGGCGTCGACCAAGGACTCGCGCCGGTGCTCGACGTCGTCCGCGACTACCGCTGGGGCCGGGTCGAGGAGTCGATCGGCGAGGACCCGTACCTGGTCGCGACAGTGGCGACGGCGTACGTGCGCGGCCTGCAGTCCACCGGGCTCGTGGCGACGCTCAAGCACTTCGCCGGCTACTCGGCGTCACGGTCGGCGCGCAACCACGCGCCGGTCGCGATGGGCCCGCGGGAGCTGGCCGACGTGCTGCTGCCGCCGTTCGAGCTGGCGATCCGCGAGGGCGGCGCCGGCTCGGTGATGCCGTCCTACGCGGCCGTCGACGGCGCCCCGCCCACGGCCAGCCGGACGCTGCTGACGTCGGTACTGCGGGACGAGTGGGGGTTCGACGGGACCGTCGTTTCGGACTACTGGGCGGTCCCGTTCCTGCGCCGGACGCACCGGATCGCGGCGGACGACGACGGCGCCGGCGCGCTCGCCCTGGCCGCCGGCGTGGACGTCGAGCTGCCCGAGACGGTCGGCTTCGCCGGGCTCGCTGCGCTGGTCCGTTCTGGCGCCGTCCCCGAGGCGGTGCTGGACGACGCGGCCCGCCGGGTGCTGCTGCAGAAGGCCCGGCTCGGCCTGCTCGACCCCGACTGGGCGCCGCGGGCGGACGACGGCGTCGACCTCGACTCCCCCGGCAACCGGTCGCTGGCCCGCCGACTGGCCGAGCGGTCGGTCGTGCTGCTGTCCAACGACGGGACGCTGCCGCTCGCGCCGGGGCCGGGCCGGGTCGCCGTCGTCGGGACCACCGCCGTCGAGCCGCGCACGTTCCTCGGCTGCTACTCCTTCCCGAACCACGTGCTGGCCAAGCAGGGCGGCGACGACCTCGGCATCGCGGTGCCGACGCTGCTGGACGCGCTTCGCGTGGAGCACGCCGGCGCGGACGTGACGCACGCGCAAGGCGCCGCGATCACCGGCGACGACCGGTCCGGGTTCGCCGCGGCGGTGGCGCTGGCGGCACAGGCGGACGTCGCGATCGTCGCGGTCGGCGACCTCGCCGGGCTGTTCGGACGCGGCACGTCCGGCGAGGGCTGCGACGCGCCGGACCTCACGCTGCCGGGCGTCCAGGCGGACCTGGTGACGGCGGTGCTGGACACCGGGACGCCGGTGGTGCTGGTCGTGGTGTCCGGGCGGCCGTACGCGCTCGGCGACCTGGCGCCCCGGTGCGCGGCCGTCGTGCAGGCGTTCTTCCCGGGCGAGGAGGGCGGCGCCGCGATCGCCGGCGTGCTGTCCGGGCGGGTGGACCCGAGCGGCCGGCTCCCGGTCGCCGTCCCGCGCACGCCGTCGTCGTCGCTGCCCACCTACCGGGCAGCGCCGCTGGACCAGCGCACCGACGGCGTCTCCAGTCTCGACCCGGCGCCGCTGTACCCGTTCGGGCACGGGCTGTCGTACACGACGGTGGCGTACGAGGCGCTGACGCTCAGCGCGTCGTCGATGCCGTCGGACGGCCGGGTCGACGTGACGGTGACGGTGCGCAACACCGGCGCGCGGCCGGCCGCCGAGATCGTCCAGCTCTACCTCACCGACCACGTCGCGCAGACGGTCCGACCGGTGCGCGAGCTGATCGGCTACCGGCGGGTCCCGCTGGCGCCCGGCGACGCGCGCCGCGTCACGTTCACCGTCCACGCCGACCGCACCTCGTTCACCGGCCTGGACCTGCGCCGCGTCGTCGAGCCCGGCACGTTCACCCTGGCCGCCGGCCGATCCAGCGAGGACCTCCCGGTCGCCGCCGAGCTGGAGGTCACCGGCCGGCTGCGCGTCCTGGACGGCCCCCGCGTGCTCACCACCCCCGCCCGCGTGGACCCAGCACGTTGA
- a CDS encoding MFS transporter — protein sequence MAGWREVFGVPEFRTLWLAQTQSRVGDQLARVALALLVYERTDSAGLTALVYALTLLPPLVTAPLLAGLADRYSRRTVMVAVDVARAAFAGLMAIPGMPLPLLAALVVAMTCLQPLFAAARNATLPSVLTGDRFAVGLGIVTATDGLAQVAGFTAGGLVVVWAGGPNVALAANAVTFLLSAALLRWGLRPHRPGGADGVPARRPSGFALAGVRLVVGDRRLLGLVSLIWLFGLYLAPEALAAPYAAQIGAGTSAVGLLMAADVAGSVVGAALVTRVRPPWRDRLTVPLAVAAGLPLVATVAGPPLPVTVALWALSGLLATYMVLAQVTFTEELADEVRGRAIGFASAGLQSAQGVGVLLAGGLAELMPPSVAVAACAAAGSLGAVLIWATLLRARDGTGPAVRRTEERRNHA from the coding sequence ATGGCCGGCTGGCGCGAGGTGTTCGGCGTCCCCGAGTTCCGTACGCTCTGGCTGGCTCAGACGCAGTCGCGCGTCGGCGACCAGCTGGCCCGGGTGGCTCTGGCGCTGCTGGTGTACGAGCGGACCGACTCGGCCGGGCTGACGGCCCTGGTCTACGCGCTGACGCTGCTGCCGCCGCTGGTCACGGCGCCGCTGCTGGCCGGGCTGGCCGACCGGTACTCGCGCCGGACGGTGATGGTGGCCGTCGACGTCGCACGGGCGGCGTTCGCCGGGCTGATGGCGATCCCCGGGATGCCGCTGCCGCTGCTGGCGGCACTCGTCGTGGCGATGACGTGCCTGCAGCCGCTGTTCGCCGCGGCCCGGAACGCGACCCTGCCGTCCGTGCTGACCGGCGACCGGTTCGCCGTCGGGCTGGGCATCGTGACGGCGACCGATGGGCTGGCCCAGGTCGCCGGGTTCACCGCCGGCGGGCTGGTGGTGGTGTGGGCGGGCGGGCCGAACGTCGCGCTCGCCGCCAACGCCGTGACGTTCCTGCTGTCGGCGGCGCTGCTGCGGTGGGGGCTGCGGCCGCACCGGCCCGGTGGAGCCGACGGCGTGCCCGCGCGGCGGCCGTCCGGGTTCGCGCTGGCCGGCGTGCGGCTGGTCGTCGGTGACCGGCGGCTGCTCGGGCTGGTGTCGCTGATCTGGCTGTTCGGCCTCTACCTGGCGCCGGAGGCGTTGGCGGCACCGTACGCGGCCCAGATCGGGGCCGGTACGTCCGCCGTCGGGCTGCTGATGGCGGCCGACGTCGCGGGATCGGTCGTCGGCGCCGCGCTGGTGACCCGCGTGCGGCCGCCGTGGAGGGATCGGCTGACGGTGCCGCTCGCCGTCGCGGCCGGGCTGCCGCTGGTGGCGACGGTCGCCGGCCCGCCGTTGCCGGTGACGGTGGCGCTGTGGGCGCTCTCCGGTCTGCTCGCGACGTACATGGTGCTGGCGCAGGTGACGTTCACCGAGGAGCTGGCCGACGAGGTGCGCGGGCGCGCCATCGGCTTCGCGTCGGCCGGCCTGCAGTCCGCGCAGGGCGTCGGCGTCCTGCTGGCCGGAGGTCTGGCGGAACTGATGCCGCCGTCGGTGGCCGTCGCCGCGTGCGCGGCCGCCGGTTCGCTGGGTGCGGTGCTGATCTGGGCGACGCTGCTGCGCGCCCGCGACGGCACCGGCCCGGCCGTTCGTCGAACAGAGGAGAGGAGGAACCATGCGTGA
- a CDS encoding pyridoxamine 5'-phosphate oxidase family protein translates to MLPSTPAGPGGADPLDRPTCYALLARAPIGRLVFTEGALPAIEPVVFELDGDDVVVRFGLTPSLPPADRLGVVAFQADEYDPVARTGWCVVTIGRSTAEGDGLRIRPEIVRGRRIVPSGEPAAA, encoded by the coding sequence GTGCTTCCCTCGACCCCTGCCGGCCCGGGTGGCGCGGATCCACTGGACCGGCCTACCTGTTATGCGCTCCTCGCGCGCGCCCCGATCGGCCGACTGGTCTTCACCGAGGGCGCATTGCCGGCGATCGAGCCGGTCGTGTTCGAGCTGGACGGCGACGACGTGGTGGTGCGGTTCGGGCTGACGCCGTCGCTCCCGCCCGCCGACCGGCTGGGCGTCGTGGCGTTCCAGGCCGACGAGTACGACCCGGTCGCGCGCACCGGCTGGTGCGTCGTCACGATCGGGCGGTCCACGGCGGAGGGCGACGGCCTGCGGATCAGGCCCGAGATCGTCCGCGGCCGGCGGATCGTGCCGTCAGGGGAGCCGGCCGCCGCATGA
- a CDS encoding response regulator, with product MTAPAGRSSVGTVSTDRVVRVFLLDDHEVVRRGVSALLETEPDIEVVGEAGTAEQAMARIPALQPDVAILDVRLPDGDGVTVCREMRSRLPGLQCLMFTSFADDDALFDAVMAGAAGYVLKQVHGTDLIGAVRALADGKSLIDPESTARMLARLRDRATRADPLAALTDQERRILDLIGEGLTNRQIGERMFLAEKTIKNYVSNLLAKLDLSRRTQAAALSAQLKAAAKDHPGR from the coding sequence ATGACGGCGCCCGCGGGACGCAGTAGCGTCGGCACCGTGAGCACCGACCGCGTCGTCCGCGTCTTCCTGCTCGACGACCACGAGGTGGTCCGCCGCGGCGTCTCCGCCCTGCTGGAGACCGAACCCGACATCGAGGTGGTCGGCGAGGCCGGCACCGCCGAGCAGGCGATGGCCCGCATCCCCGCCCTCCAGCCCGACGTCGCCATCCTCGACGTCCGCCTCCCCGACGGTGACGGCGTCACCGTCTGCCGCGAGATGCGCTCGCGGCTGCCGGGACTGCAGTGCCTCATGTTCACGTCGTTCGCCGACGACGACGCGCTGTTCGACGCCGTCATGGCCGGCGCCGCGGGCTACGTCCTCAAGCAGGTCCACGGCACCGACCTCATCGGCGCGGTCCGGGCACTGGCCGACGGCAAGTCGCTGATCGACCCCGAGAGCACGGCCCGCATGCTGGCCCGGCTGCGCGACCGCGCCACCCGCGCCGACCCGCTGGCCGCGCTGACCGACCAGGAGCGGCGCATCCTCGACCTCATCGGCGAGGGCCTGACGAACCGGCAGATCGGCGAGCGGATGTTCCTCGCCGAGAAGACCATCAAGAACTACGTCTCCAACCTGCTCGCCAAGCTCGACCTGAGCCGGCGCACCCAGGCGGCGGCGCTGTCGGCGCAGCTCAAGGCCGCGGCCAAAGACCATCCCGGCCGCTGA
- a CDS encoding HAD-IC family P-type ATPase: protein MTSDRTTLPADVARGLTTAEVAERVAAGRTNDVPARASRGVWEIVRANVFTRINAILLVLFLIVLSTGSLLDGLFGGMIVANSVVGLVQEMRAKRTLDRLTIVGQARPRVRRDGATVDLAPNEVVADDVIEMSAGDQVVVDGEVVAADALEVDESLLTGESDPVVKHPGDPVMSGSFVVAGNGAYRATKVGREAYAAKLAEEASRFTLVNSDLRNGVNTILRFITYLLIPAGALSIYNQLSGDQDLPDALNGMVAALVPMVPEGLVLMLSIAFAVGVVRLGRRQCLVNELPAIEGLARVDTVCADKTGTLTENAMRLAEVRDLDGDPAGVRTALGALAAADPRPNASLQAIAEAHPDDPGWRVTGVAPFSSARKWSGASFDGNGHWVLGAPDVLLPAGDPTRDDAERTGAQGLRVLLLGRSDGPVDAVGAPGAVTPAALVVLEQKVRPDAKDTLAYFAEQDVTVKVISGDNAASVGAVAGSLGLPGATHTVDARTLPGDREALADVLNDNAVFGRVTPDQKRAMVGALQSRGHTVAMTGDGVNDVLALKDADIGVAMGAGSPATRSVAQIVLLDNKFATLPHVVAEGRRVIGNIERVATLFLTKTVYSVLLAFMVGVPGLVGFDALPYPFYPRHVTITGWFTIGVPAFVLSLAPNTERARPGFVRRVMRTSVPAGIVIGVACFVAYILTYEGADAGEEARTQSTTTALITLTIIALWVLAIVARPYAPWKIALVVLMASSSALMFVLPFTQDLFLLDPSNTGYTVIGLICAAVGVVLVELVWAWSGRDARERQAVAD from the coding sequence ATGACCTCCGACCGGACGACCCTGCCCGCCGACGTCGCACGCGGGCTCACGACGGCGGAGGTGGCAGAGCGCGTCGCAGCCGGTCGCACCAACGACGTGCCGGCCCGGGCCAGCCGCGGCGTCTGGGAGATCGTCCGCGCCAACGTCTTCACCCGTATCAACGCGATCCTGTTGGTGCTGTTCCTGATCGTGCTGTCGACGGGCTCGCTGCTCGACGGCCTGTTCGGCGGGATGATCGTCGCCAACAGCGTCGTCGGCCTGGTGCAGGAGATGCGGGCCAAGCGCACCCTCGACCGCCTCACCATCGTGGGGCAGGCCCGGCCGCGGGTCCGACGCGACGGCGCCACCGTCGACCTCGCGCCGAACGAGGTGGTCGCCGACGACGTCATCGAGATGAGCGCGGGCGACCAGGTCGTCGTCGACGGCGAGGTCGTCGCGGCCGACGCGCTGGAGGTCGACGAGTCGCTGCTCACCGGCGAGTCCGACCCGGTGGTGAAGCACCCGGGCGACCCGGTGATGTCCGGCAGCTTCGTCGTGGCCGGCAACGGCGCCTACCGCGCCACCAAGGTGGGCCGCGAGGCGTACGCGGCCAAGCTGGCCGAGGAGGCCAGCCGGTTCACCCTGGTCAACTCCGACCTGCGCAACGGCGTCAACACCATCCTGCGGTTCATCACCTACCTGCTGATCCCGGCCGGCGCGCTGTCGATCTACAACCAGCTGTCCGGCGACCAGGACCTCCCCGACGCGCTGAACGGCATGGTGGCGGCGCTGGTGCCGATGGTGCCCGAGGGCCTGGTCCTCATGCTGTCCATCGCGTTCGCGGTCGGCGTGGTGCGGCTCGGCCGGCGCCAGTGCCTGGTCAACGAGCTGCCCGCGATCGAGGGGCTGGCCCGGGTCGACACCGTCTGCGCCGACAAGACCGGCACGCTGACGGAGAACGCCATGCGACTGGCCGAGGTGCGCGACCTCGACGGCGACCCCGCCGGCGTCCGGACGGCGCTGGGCGCGCTGGCCGCCGCCGACCCGCGGCCCAACGCCAGCCTGCAGGCCATCGCCGAGGCGCACCCCGACGACCCCGGCTGGCGGGTCACCGGCGTCGCGCCGTTCTCGTCGGCGCGCAAGTGGAGCGGCGCCAGCTTCGACGGGAACGGTCACTGGGTGCTCGGCGCACCCGACGTGCTGCTGCCGGCCGGCGACCCCACCCGCGACGACGCCGAGCGCACCGGCGCGCAGGGGCTGCGGGTGCTGCTGCTCGGCCGCTCCGACGGGCCTGTCGACGCCGTGGGCGCGCCCGGCGCCGTCACGCCGGCGGCGCTGGTCGTCCTGGAGCAGAAGGTCCGCCCCGACGCGAAGGACACGCTCGCGTACTTCGCCGAGCAGGACGTCACCGTCAAGGTCATCTCCGGCGACAACGCGGCCTCCGTCGGCGCGGTCGCCGGGTCGCTCGGGCTGCCCGGCGCCACGCACACCGTCGACGCCCGCACGCTGCCCGGCGACCGCGAGGCGCTGGCCGACGTGCTGAACGACAACGCCGTCTTCGGCCGCGTCACGCCCGACCAGAAGCGGGCCATGGTCGGCGCGCTGCAGTCGCGCGGGCACACGGTCGCGATGACCGGCGACGGCGTCAACGACGTGCTCGCACTCAAGGACGCCGACATCGGCGTGGCCATGGGCGCCGGCAGCCCGGCCACCCGGTCGGTGGCGCAGATCGTGCTGCTCGACAACAAGTTCGCGACGCTGCCGCACGTCGTGGCCGAGGGCCGCCGCGTCATCGGCAACATCGAGCGGGTCGCCACGCTGTTCCTCACCAAGACGGTCTACTCGGTGCTGCTGGCGTTCATGGTCGGTGTGCCCGGCCTGGTCGGCTTCGACGCGCTGCCGTACCCGTTCTACCCGCGGCACGTCACGATCACCGGCTGGTTCACCATCGGCGTGCCGGCGTTCGTGCTGTCGCTGGCGCCGAACACCGAGCGGGCCCGGCCGGGCTTCGTCCGCCGGGTGATGCGCACGTCGGTGCCGGCCGGCATCGTCATCGGGGTGGCGTGTTTCGTCGCCTACATTCTCACCTACGAAGGCGCCGACGCCGGTGAGGAGGCGCGCACGCAGTCCACCACCACAGCGCTGATCACGCTGACGATCATCGCGCTGTGGGTGCTGGCCATCGTCGCCCGTCCCTACGCGCCGTGGAAGATCGCGCTGGTGGTCCTCATGGCGTCGTCGTCGGCGCTGATGTTCGTGCTGCCGTTCACCCAGGACCTGTTCCTGCTCGACCCCAGCAACACCGGGTACACCGTCATCGGGCTGATCTGCGCGGCCGTCGGCGTCGTGCTGGTCGAGCTGGTCTGGGCGTGGAGCGGCCGCGACGCCCGCGAGCGTCAGGCCGTCGCGGACTGA
- a CDS encoding sensor histidine kinase: protein MYESEHLLPKVPLDQLLAEVQARLQAVVAARDGVHALLEAVVSIGRELELEAALRRIVEVAIDLADCRYGALGIIGDDGQLSQFIPIGVTAGEIAHIAEWPHGRGLLGLLIKEPKPLRLGEIAEHPESYGFPAGHPPMRSFLGVPIRVRDAVFGNLYLTEKNGGRDFDEQDETVVTALATAAGIAIENARLYDASRRRETWLDASAEVTQALLSGTELDDALALIASRARAMSSAHAAIVVAPDDGAAGLMRVLTADGDHAGELDGLRFSAGGTLSESVLRTGEPRVVAEIRAGAEPAPLLDRLPAGPAVLVPLGAPPRLVRGVLVLVRRRGEQPFAGPAVRMLQAFASQAAVGLELADARKDAERHGLVDDRERIARDLHDVVVQRLFASAMSLTAAARLIDRPDVATRVERTVDDLDATIRQIRSTIFALQSANEDVIDTLRGRLVAVVQSAGEQLGFAPGLQLIGELDNAVPDDVGDQLVPVLQESLSNVVRHAKASRASAVVELSGGRLRVTVTDNGVGLPPEHHSSGLANLAERAGRLGGTFTAEPAPEGGTEVCWDVPAGAQSATA, encoded by the coding sequence GTGTATGAGTCTGAGCACCTCCTCCCGAAGGTCCCACTCGATCAGCTGCTGGCCGAGGTGCAGGCACGGCTGCAGGCGGTGGTGGCCGCCAGGGACGGGGTGCACGCACTGCTCGAGGCCGTGGTGTCGATCGGGCGGGAGCTGGAGCTCGAGGCGGCGCTGCGCCGCATCGTCGAGGTCGCGATCGACCTCGCCGACTGCCGCTACGGCGCGCTCGGCATCATCGGCGACGACGGCCAGCTGTCGCAGTTCATCCCGATCGGCGTGACGGCCGGCGAGATCGCCCACATCGCGGAGTGGCCGCACGGGCGCGGCCTGCTCGGCCTGCTGATCAAGGAACCGAAGCCGCTGCGGCTGGGCGAGATCGCCGAGCACCCCGAGTCGTACGGGTTCCCGGCGGGGCACCCGCCGATGCGCAGCTTCCTCGGGGTGCCGATCCGGGTCCGCGACGCCGTGTTCGGCAACCTGTACCTGACGGAGAAGAACGGCGGCCGCGACTTCGACGAGCAGGACGAGACCGTGGTGACGGCGCTGGCCACGGCCGCGGGCATCGCCATCGAGAACGCCCGCCTGTACGACGCCAGCCGCCGCCGCGAGACCTGGCTGGACGCGTCGGCCGAGGTCACCCAGGCGCTGCTGTCGGGTACCGAGCTCGACGACGCGCTGGCGCTGATCGCCTCGCGCGCGCGGGCCATGTCGTCGGCGCACGCGGCGATCGTCGTCGCGCCCGACGATGGAGCGGCCGGGCTCATGCGGGTGCTCACGGCCGACGGCGACCACGCCGGCGAGCTGGACGGACTGCGGTTCTCCGCCGGCGGCACGCTGTCCGAATCGGTGCTGCGGACCGGTGAGCCGCGGGTCGTCGCCGAGATCCGTGCGGGCGCCGAGCCGGCGCCGCTGCTGGACCGGCTGCCCGCCGGGCCGGCGGTGCTGGTGCCGCTGGGCGCACCGCCGCGGCTGGTGCGCGGCGTGCTGGTGCTGGTCAGGCGGCGCGGCGAGCAGCCGTTCGCCGGTCCGGCGGTGCGCATGTTGCAGGCCTTCGCCAGCCAGGCCGCGGTCGGGCTGGAGCTGGCCGACGCCCGCAAGGACGCCGAACGGCACGGGCTGGTCGACGACCGCGAGCGCATCGCCCGCGACCTGCACGACGTCGTGGTCCAGCGGCTGTTCGCCAGCGCGATGAGCCTCACGGCCGCCGCCCGGCTGATCGACCGGCCGGACGTCGCGACGCGGGTGGAGCGCACCGTCGACGACCTCGACGCGACCATCCGGCAGATCCGCTCGACCATCTTCGCGCTGCAGTCGGCCAACGAGGACGTCATCGACACGCTGCGCGGCCGGCTGGTCGCCGTCGTGCAGTCGGCGGGGGAGCAGCTCGGGTTCGCGCCCGGCCTGCAGCTGATCGGCGAGCTGGACAACGCCGTGCCCGACGACGTCGGCGACCAGCTGGTGCCGGTGCTGCAGGAGTCGCTGTCCAACGTCGTGCGCCACGCCAAGGCGTCGCGGGCGAGCGCCGTCGTCGAGCTGTCCGGCGGCCGGCTGCGCGTCACCGTCACCGACAACGGGGTGGGGTTGCCGCCTGAGCACCACAGCAGCGGCCTGGCCAACCTGGCCGAGCGGGCCGGGCGGCTGGGCGGCACGTTCACCGCTGAGCCGGCCCCGGAGGGCGGCACCGAGGTGTGCTGGGACGTCCCGGCCGGCGCTCAGTCCGCGACGGCCTGA
- a CDS encoding DUF1905 domain-containing protein, which translates to MQQAYTFDGDLWAYGGEASWVFVTVPSEVSADIRARPRPPRPGFGSLKVGVRVGGTSWSTSIFPDAKSGCYVLPVKKAVRTAERLDDGDTLTVELTLRE; encoded by the coding sequence GTGCAGCAGGCGTACACGTTCGACGGCGACCTGTGGGCCTACGGCGGCGAGGCCTCGTGGGTGTTCGTCACGGTGCCGTCCGAGGTCTCGGCCGACATCCGCGCTCGTCCACGCCCGCCGCGGCCGGGGTTCGGCTCGCTGAAGGTCGGCGTGCGGGTCGGCGGCACGTCCTGGTCCACGTCGATCTTCCCCGACGCGAAGAGCGGCTGCTACGTGCTGCCGGTCAAGAAGGCGGTACGGACCGCCGAGAGGCTCGACGACGGCGACACGCTGACGGTCGAGCTGACCCTCCGCGAGTAG